CAATGAGTTTGCAAAAGACTGGCTGGAAAGCAGGTATTCCTCGCTCGTTAAATCCACTGTTCAAAATTACCTGAATGCACCGGTTACTCTAAACTTTATCGCAGAGCAAGATCCTTCCGATATTCCTCCAATAGAAACCCCTGGTGTTAATTTTGGCGTTTTGTCTCATTCCCTGAACCCAAAGTATACGTTTGATACTTTTGTAATCGGCAACGGGAATCGTTTTGCCCATGCCGCAGCACTTGCAGTTGCGGAATCTCCTGCTAAATCCTATAACCCTTTATTTGTCTACGGCGGCAGCGGGCTTGGCAAAACGCATCTAATGCATGCGATCAGTCACGTGATCAGCAAGAATTTTCCTTCGATGAAAATTCTCTATGTCACCGGCGAACAGTTCACGAATGAAATGATTGATTCTATCCGTTATGAAAGACAGGTCGAATTCCGGAACACTTACCGGAAAATTGACATCTTATTAATTGACGATATTCAGTTCCTGGCAGGCAAAGAAGGCACCCAGGAAGAATTCTTTCATACGTTTAACACTCTTTATGAGGCCAACAAACAAATCATTATTTCTTCAGACCGTCCCCCGAGAGAAATACCAACACTTGAGGAAAGACTTCGTTCGCGATTTGAATGGGGTTTAACAACTGATATTAATCCGCCTGACTACGAAACAAGAATTGCTATTTTACGCAAAAAAGCTGAGCTGGAAAATTTTATTGTACCTGATGAAATTATTATTTTTATTGCTTCCGAGATTCAATCCAATATCCGGGAGCTGGAAGGTGCCTTAAGTAAAATAACAGCTTACTGCATGCTCACTAACCAACCGATAACCGTTACCCTGGCAGAAGAGATATTGAAGGATATGATCCCACAGAAAAATCAAAAATTGATTTCTCTTGATATGATTCAAAAAAGTGTTGCTGAACATTATAAGATGTCCATTCAGGAATTCAAACAGAAGAAAAGAACAAGAACCATTGCTTTTCCCAGACAAATTGCGATGTTCCTATGCCGCGAGATGACGGATCTTTCTTTGGAACAGATCGGTGACAAATTCGGAGGCCGGGATCATACGACAGTCATTCATGCCTGTGAAAAGATCAGCGAACTGAAAAAAAATGATCCGCTGGTTGAAAAGAGCATCAATGACATTATCAGTAAAATTAAATCAAGTTAGAGTCTGATGAACCTTTATTTTATTTACTTAAACACACCGTAAATTAATAATTGTGGATATCTTTCCATCATTTCCACATGATATCAATACATTTATCCAATCAGACAGAAACCATATTTGGCTTTATATATCCTTTTATCCACAATTATTACCGCTATACTACTACGGTTACTACTAAATTAATATCTTATTATGAATAGTGAATAAATATGGTATAATTTTGAAATAGAGTCAGAATACATAGGAGGTATCCGATGAAAGTCTTATGCAAAAAGGAAGATTTGATTTTAGGAATAAACACTGTACAAAGAGCCGTGTCCTCCAAAAATACGCTTCCTATACTTCAAGGAGTCAGACTGAGAGCAGAAAACCAAAATCTCTGGTTTGAAGCCACTGATCTAGAAATTGGTATTCGATGCCAAGTCCCAGTCAATGTTCAGGAAGAAGGACAAGTCGTTTTACCGGCTAGGCTTTTTTCGGAAATTGCCAGGAAGCTTCCGGATACCGAAATTAGAATTGAAAGTACTGACAATAATATTAATATCTTTTACGATTCCTCTGATTTTGCGGTGAACGGATATGATCCTGAAGAGTATCCTGAGATTTCCGATATTACTTCCAATGAAAGCATTGAACTTCCGGCTTTACTTTTTAAAAGTATGATTCGTAAGACCATATTCGCTTGTTCAGTCGAAGAAACCAGACCTGTTTTTACCGGCGTGCTACTTCAGGTGAATAAAGAAAATATAACACTTGTCGGAACAGATACGCACCGACTGGCACTCAGCAATGAAGTTTTGCAGGGAAATCAAAAAGAGTTCAACGGGATTATTCCAGCCAAGACGCTGCATGAGATTTATAGGCTAATGGAAGATGATGACAGTATTTTAATCAGTTTTAACAATTCCAGAATTATTTTTAAATTTAGCCAGGTTCAAATTGTCACCCGTCTGATTGAAGGACAGTTTCCAAGCTACAAACAGGTTATTCCAGCAACATGCAACACGAAACTTTTGATATATACTCGAAAATTGATGGATGCAGTAGAAAGAGCCTCTCTTTTATCCAAAGACAATTACTTGAAGACCAATACGGTCCGTTTTAATATTGAGAATTCCCATATTAACATCAATCATTTTTCGGAAATGGGTAAAGTATTTGAACAGCTCGAAGTTGAACAGAATGGAGAGGACGTTGCAATTTCTTTTAATGCCAAGTATATCATCGACCTGCTTAAAGTTGTAGACACCGAAAACGTGGTTATGGAAGTTTCTGGACCATCTAGTCCCTGTATCTTCAGGCCCGAAAGTAATGATAAATATTTATGTTTAGTTCTGCCGCTAAGAAATTAGCATGATGATTCGTTTTTAAACATGTATATTAAAGAATTATATTTGGTTAATTTCAGAAATTATCAAGAACAAAAGATTGACTTCCAGCCGGGAATCAA
This genomic stretch from Dehalobacter restrictus DSM 9455 harbors:
- the dnaA gene encoding chromosomal replication initiator protein DnaA, with amino-acid sequence MSPNIIYLNAFWENILEKLKDELSKPSFETWLSSTKLVDFSNNRLTISVSNEFAKDWLESRYSSLVKSTVQNYLNAPVTLNFIAEQDPSDIPPIETPGVNFGVLSHSLNPKYTFDTFVIGNGNRFAHAAALAVAESPAKSYNPLFVYGGSGLGKTHLMHAISHVISKNFPSMKILYVTGEQFTNEMIDSIRYERQVEFRNTYRKIDILLIDDIQFLAGKEGTQEEFFHTFNTLYEANKQIIISSDRPPREIPTLEERLRSRFEWGLTTDINPPDYETRIAILRKKAELENFIVPDEIIIFIASEIQSNIRELEGALSKITAYCMLTNQPITVTLAEEILKDMIPQKNQKLISLDMIQKSVAEHYKMSIQEFKQKKRTRTIAFPRQIAMFLCREMTDLSLEQIGDKFGGRDHTTVIHACEKISELKKNDPLVEKSINDIISKIKSS
- the dnaN gene encoding DNA polymerase III subunit beta, which encodes MKVLCKKEDLILGINTVQRAVSSKNTLPILQGVRLRAENQNLWFEATDLEIGIRCQVPVNVQEEGQVVLPARLFSEIARKLPDTEIRIESTDNNINIFYDSSDFAVNGYDPEEYPEISDITSNESIELPALLFKSMIRKTIFACSVEETRPVFTGVLLQVNKENITLVGTDTHRLALSNEVLQGNQKEFNGIIPAKTLHEIYRLMEDDDSILISFNNSRIIFKFSQVQIVTRLIEGQFPSYKQVIPATCNTKLLIYTRKLMDAVERASLLSKDNYLKTNTVRFNIENSHININHFSEMGKVFEQLEVEQNGEDVAISFNAKYIIDLLKVVDTENVVMEVSGPSSPCIFRPESNDKYLCLVLPLRN